In Capsicum annuum cultivar UCD-10X-F1 chromosome 7, UCD10Xv1.1, whole genome shotgun sequence, one genomic interval encodes:
- the LOC107878167 gene encoding chromatin remodeling protein EBS: MAKTKPGKKDLDSYNIKGTNKVVRPGDCVLMRPSDSDKPPYVAKVEKLEADHRNNVKVRVRWYYRPEESIGGRRQFHGAKELFLSDHFDVQSAHTIEGKCIVHSFKNYTKLENVGPEDYFCRFEYKAATGGFTPDRVAVYCKCEMPYNPDDLMVQCEGCKDWFHPSCMGMTIEEAKKLEHFLCSDCSSEDDTKRPLNSFHVSPPDELKVDSKRRKR, from the exons ATGGCTAAGACTAAACCTGGAAAGAAGGACCTCGACTCTTACAATATCAAGGGAACCAACAAAGTCGTTAGAC CTGGTGATTGTGTGTTGATGAGACCATCTGATTCTGATAAACCTCCATATGTGGCAAAAGTGGAGAAGCTAGAGGCTGACCACCGTAACAATGTGAAGGTCCGAGTTAGATGGTACTACCGGCCCGAGGAGTCTATTGGTGGTCGCAGACAGTTCCATGGGGCTAAAGAGCTGTTCTTGTCAGATCACTTTGATGTGCAGAGTGCACACACCATTGAAGGGAAGTGCATAGTGCACTCTTTTAAGAACTACACCAAACTGGAGAATGTAGGCCCTGAGGATTACTTTTGTAGGTTCGAGTACAAAGCTGCCACAGGGGGGTTTACTCCTGACCGTGTTGCTGT GTATTGCAAGTGTGAAATGCCCTACAACCCTGATGATCTCATGGTTCAATGTGAAGGATGCAAAGACTG GTTCCATCCCTCTTGTATGGGTATGACCATTGAAGAAGCAAAGAAATTAGAGCATTTTTTGTGTTCTGACTGTTCCTCAGAAGATGACACCAAACGCCCTTTGAACTCATTTCATGTTTCACCACCTGATGAGCTAAAG GTGGACTCAAAGCGCAGGAAGAGATAA